In Dehalococcoidia bacterium, one DNA window encodes the following:
- a CDS encoding ABC transporter substrate-binding protein, translating into MKKLLTLVGVAALALALAACGGEDEEEGATREPTAAGPVSIQFWHSMTTAREETLKALVQRFNASQNEVVVNLVYQGSYNDSLNKVLASLGRAGELPALVQIEDISTQLMIDSEAITPVQDFIDEEDYDLSSFEPRVLDYYRVGDRLYSMPFNLSSPILYYDKTDFREVGLDPEKPPRTLEEVKAYSEKLLQKDGAGNITRSGIALEISPWYFEQMLANAGALFVDNGNGREGRATEAVFNGPEGKAIFEWWADMVASGLAFNVGRNPSGADALLAVSSGRASMTIGSTAALRAVFDAVEAGVEGVELGVGPMPAPQSAEGGMVVGGASLWIVNARPAAEQEAAWKFIKFLAEPKQQAEWYVGSGYFPIRSDAYDEPEAQAAEAEYPYLRVAPEHLQEGARNRATQGAIVGPFAKIRWEVIAPALESVILTGAPPDKALDDAARAATALIKDYSERMKQ; encoded by the coding sequence ATGAAGAAACTATTGACCCTTGTTGGTGTAGCGGCCCTGGCGCTGGCGCTCGCCGCCTGCGGTGGGGAGGACGAAGAGGAGGGAGCGACGCGCGAGCCGACGGCGGCGGGCCCCGTCAGCATCCAGTTCTGGCACTCCATGACCACGGCCAGAGAGGAGACTCTCAAGGCCCTGGTGCAGCGTTTCAACGCCTCCCAGAACGAGGTCGTGGTCAACCTTGTCTACCAGGGGAGTTACAACGATTCCCTGAACAAGGTGCTGGCCAGCCTGGGCCGGGCCGGCGAGCTCCCTGCCCTCGTCCAGATCGAGGACATCTCCACCCAGCTCATGATCGATAGCGAGGCGATAACTCCCGTCCAGGACTTCATAGACGAGGAAGACTACGACCTCTCCAGCTTCGAGCCCCGCGTCCTCGACTACTACCGCGTCGGCGACCGCCTCTATTCCATGCCGTTCAATCTCTCCAGCCCCATCCTCTACTACGACAAGACCGACTTCCGCGAGGTCGGCCTCGATCCTGAGAAGCCGCCCCGGACCCTGGAGGAGGTGAAGGCGTACTCCGAGAAGCTGCTGCAGAAGGATGGGGCCGGCAATATCACCCGCTCCGGCATTGCCCTCGAGATCAGCCCCTGGTACTTCGAGCAGATGCTGGCCAACGCGGGCGCGCTCTTCGTCGACAACGGGAACGGCCGCGAGGGACGCGCCACCGAGGCGGTCTTCAACGGCCCTGAAGGCAAGGCCATCTTCGAGTGGTGGGCAGATATGGTAGCGAGCGGCCTTGCTTTCAACGTCGGCCGCAACCCCAGCGGGGCCGACGCTCTGCTGGCCGTGAGTTCCGGCCGCGCTTCCATGACCATCGGGTCCACCGCAGCGCTCCGCGCCGTCTTCGACGCGGTGGAGGCGGGTGTGGAGGGTGTTGAGCTTGGAGTGGGGCCGATGCCGGCGCCCCAGAGCGCGGAAGGGGGCATGGTTGTCGGAGGCGCTTCCCTATGGATAGTCAATGCCCGGCCCGCGGCTGAGCAGGAAGCGGCCTGGAAGTTCATCAAGTTCCTGGCGGAGCCCAAGCAGCAAGCCGAGTGGTATGTCGGCTCCGGCTACTTCCCGATCCGGAGCGACGCTTACGATGAGCCCGAGGCCCAGGCGGCGGAGGCCGAATACCCCTACCTGCGCGTGGCGCCCGAGCATCTCCAGGAGGGCGCCCGCAACCGCGCCACCCAGGGCGCCATCGTCGGACCCTTCGCCAAGATCCGTTGGGAGGTCATCGCCCCTGCGCTGGAGTCCGTGATCCTGACAGGCGCCCCGCCCGACAAGGCCCTGGATGACGCCGCCCGCGCCGCCACTGCGCTAATCAAGGACTACAGTGAACGCATGAAGCAGTAG
- a CDS encoding ABC transporter ATP-binding protein → MALVTFDNVSKFFGEVVAVRDFSLDIYDREFIVLLGPSGCGKSTALRIVAGLETPTRGNILIKDQVVNDVEPMYRDIAMVFQNYALYPHMTVYDNIAFGLRMRGLHRREIDRLVKEAAQNLGLGDLLRRKPGELSGGQRQRVALGRAIVRRPVVYLMDEPLSNLDAKLRVQTRGELVKMHRLLETTFIYVTHDQVEAMTMGDRIAIMEQGVLQQVGPPQEVYDRPANVFVAGFIGSPAMNMFPARLETRDGELFASSEVGSFRLSPQQADGARNASGGEIWVGVRPEHLYVTGSEGSGAVSATLGAVADLVEYLGNEAHVTFSIGDATVVARLEARVRITPGETVHLNVPIENLHLFDRVGGQRLA, encoded by the coding sequence ATGGCTCTCGTAACCTTTGACAACGTGAGCAAGTTCTTCGGCGAGGTGGTCGCTGTTAGGGACTTCTCGCTGGACATCTACGACCGAGAGTTCATTGTTCTCCTGGGGCCCTCGGGATGCGGCAAGTCAACGGCGCTTCGCATTGTGGCCGGCCTGGAAACGCCCACCAGGGGGAACATTCTCATCAAAGACCAGGTGGTGAACGATGTGGAACCCATGTACCGCGACATCGCCATGGTCTTTCAGAACTACGCCCTCTACCCTCACATGACCGTCTACGACAACATCGCCTTCGGGCTCCGCATGCGGGGACTGCATCGCCGCGAGATCGACAGGCTGGTGAAAGAGGCAGCGCAGAACCTCGGACTCGGGGACCTACTCCGTCGCAAGCCCGGCGAGCTCTCCGGCGGTCAGCGCCAGCGCGTGGCTCTGGGAAGGGCGATCGTCCGGAGGCCGGTGGTCTACCTGATGGACGAGCCCCTTTCCAACCTGGACGCCAAACTGAGGGTCCAGACCCGGGGCGAGCTCGTCAAGATGCACCGCCTGCTCGAGACAACCTTCATCTACGTCACCCACGACCAGGTGGAGGCCATGACCATGGGCGACCGCATCGCGATAATGGAGCAGGGCGTACTCCAACAGGTGGGGCCGCCCCAGGAAGTGTACGACCGGCCAGCCAACGTCTTCGTCGCCGGCTTCATCGGCAGCCCGGCCATGAATATGTTTCCGGCCCGCCTGGAGACTCGCGACGGCGAACTCTTCGCAAGTAGTGAAGTGGGGAGCTTCCGGCTGAGTCCGCAGCAGGCCGATGGGGCCCGAAATGCTTCGGGCGGCGAAATCTGGGTCGGCGTGCGGCCTGAGCACCTGTACGTGACCGGCAGTGAGGGGAGCGGCGCCGTGTCGGCAACCCTTGGGGCAGTGGCGGACCTGGTGGAATACCTGGGCAACGAGGCCCACGTCACCTTCTCGATCGGGGATGCCACAGTGGTGGCCCGCCTGGAGGCCCGCGTGAGGATAACGCCCGGAGAAACAGTCCATCTCAACGTCCCGATCGAAAACCTCCACCTCTTCGACCGGGTCGGTGGGCAGAGGCTTGCCTGA
- a CDS encoding carbohydrate ABC transporter permease: MARVAPTYALLILGAAIVILPMYLALVASLLPKEDAISYPPKLFAPDPQFVNFKKAMEAVPLGRYMFNSFIQSGAITIGQLTTSVLAAYAFAFMRFPLRNFLFVLFLSTLMVPWEASIIPNFQTVQMMGDPPAGLAVAVAALVGLSVAAGVTALLAGAFRRGGLARGRVPTPVVAVLLGVVAGILAGGVAWRAAVDGMILSLDSYQALTIPFLATAFGTFLMRQHFMTIPLELRDAAAIDGYGHLSFLWRVVLPLSKPALGTLAVFAFLQSWNQYLWPLLVTNSDTYRTVQIGLAGLSSQEIDSLNVVMAGTIIALLPMLIVIVLFQRQLVRGLMQGALKG; the protein is encoded by the coding sequence GTGGCACGTGTGGCTCCGACGTACGCCCTGCTGATCCTCGGCGCCGCAATCGTGATCCTGCCCATGTACCTGGCGCTGGTGGCGAGCCTCCTGCCCAAGGAGGATGCAATTTCCTACCCGCCGAAGCTGTTCGCTCCCGATCCCCAGTTCGTCAACTTCAAGAAAGCCATGGAGGCCGTGCCGCTGGGGCGGTACATGTTCAACAGTTTCATCCAGTCCGGCGCCATCACCATTGGCCAGCTGACCACCTCCGTTCTGGCAGCGTACGCCTTCGCCTTCATGCGCTTTCCGCTGCGCAACTTCCTTTTCGTCCTCTTCCTGTCAACCCTCATGGTGCCATGGGAGGCGTCTATCATCCCGAACTTCCAGACAGTGCAGATGATGGGCGATCCTCCGGCGGGCCTTGCGGTGGCTGTTGCCGCGCTCGTCGGGCTGTCGGTGGCAGCCGGCGTCACCGCGCTGCTCGCCGGCGCATTCCGAAGGGGCGGCCTTGCCCGCGGACGTGTGCCGACGCCTGTCGTCGCTGTACTTCTTGGCGTGGTCGCCGGGATTCTCGCGGGCGGAGTTGCGTGGCGCGCAGCGGTGGACGGCATGATCCTAAGCCTGGACTCCTACCAGGCGCTGACGATCCCGTTCCTGGCCACTGCGTTCGGCACCTTCTTGATGCGCCAGCACTTCATGACCATTCCTCTCGAGCTGCGCGATGCCGCCGCCATCGACGGCTACGGCCATCTGAGTTTTCTCTGGCGCGTGGTGCTGCCCCTCTCCAAGCCGGCGCTGGGAACCCTGGCCGTGTTTGCTTTCCTGCAGTCGTGGAACCAATACCTGTGGCCGCTTCTGGTCACCAACTCCGATACCTACCGGACAGTGCAGATCGGGCTGGCGGGCCTGAGTTCCCAGGAGATCGACTCTTTAAACGTGGTGATGGCAGGCACCATAATCGCCCTGCTGCCCATGCTCATCGTCATCGTTCTTTTTCAGCGGCAACTGGTGCGAGGGCTGATGCAGGGCGCCCTTAAGGGATAG
- a CDS encoding GH1 family beta-glucosidase, giving the protein MPTVDLPADFLWGCATSSYQVEGAWNEDGKGESIWDRFSHTSGKIRNGDTGDVACDHYHRYKEDVAIMKELGLRSYRFSVSWPRVFPSGKGALNQKGLDFYHRLVDELLAAGITPFPTLYHWDLPQALQDEGGWGSREIIHHFADYAATVVDALGDRVKKWLIFNEPWVFTFAGYGVAVHPPALSDPDLMLRATHIVNLAQAEAARAMRATGKVDGLSSAFSMTWGCPASEKAEDLAAADRFHGFTNTWFIEPALKGQYPSAFRSNVAHRMDIRAGDMEAVRTPLDFIGINNYTRMIVADNPDDPNQGTKSVEPENAERTDFGSEVAPESLYQLVKRVWRDYQLPIHITENGCSYRDGPDAGGRVRDERRISFLKRYIGALGRAIAEGADVRGYQHWTFTDNFEWTEGFWQRFGLVYCDFETQKRTIKDSGYWYRDLIEANRIEY; this is encoded by the coding sequence ATGCCGACGGTTGATCTTCCAGCAGACTTCCTGTGGGGATGCGCCACCTCTTCCTATCAGGTCGAAGGGGCATGGAACGAGGACGGCAAGGGCGAGTCGATCTGGGATAGGTTCAGCCACACTTCGGGGAAGATCCGGAACGGCGACACCGGAGACGTCGCCTGCGACCACTACCACCGCTACAAAGAAGACGTTGCCATTATGAAGGAGCTGGGTCTCCGCAGCTACCGGTTCAGCGTCTCGTGGCCGCGCGTGTTCCCTTCGGGGAAAGGCGCTCTCAATCAGAAGGGCCTCGACTTCTACCACCGCCTGGTCGACGAGCTGCTGGCGGCGGGGATCACGCCGTTCCCGACTCTGTACCACTGGGACCTGCCTCAGGCCTTGCAGGACGAAGGGGGTTGGGGCAGCAGGGAAATCATCCACCACTTCGCGGATTACGCCGCAACCGTCGTCGACGCCCTCGGCGACCGCGTGAAGAAGTGGCTGATCTTCAACGAGCCCTGGGTGTTCACGTTCGCCGGATACGGGGTCGCGGTTCATCCGCCTGCTCTGTCCGACCCCGATCTGATGCTGCGCGCCACCCACATCGTGAACCTGGCCCAAGCCGAAGCGGCGCGGGCGATGCGGGCAACAGGAAAGGTGGATGGCTTGAGCTCCGCCTTCAGCATGACCTGGGGTTGCCCGGCCAGCGAGAAGGCCGAGGACCTGGCGGCTGCCGACCGCTTCCACGGGTTCACGAACACCTGGTTCATCGAGCCGGCGCTGAAGGGGCAGTATCCGAGTGCATTCCGGAGCAACGTCGCGCACCGCATGGACATTCGGGCCGGCGATATGGAGGCGGTGCGGACCCCGCTCGATTTCATCGGCATCAATAACTACACGCGGATGATCGTGGCCGACAATCCTGACGACCCGAACCAGGGAACGAAATCCGTTGAGCCGGAGAACGCGGAGCGGACCGACTTCGGGTCGGAGGTTGCCCCCGAGTCCCTGTACCAGCTCGTGAAGCGAGTCTGGCGCGACTACCAGTTGCCGATTCACATCACCGAGAACGGTTGCTCCTATCGCGACGGCCCGGATGCCGGCGGACGCGTCCGCGACGAGAGGCGCATTAGCTTTCTCAAACGCTACATCGGCGCGTTGGGCAGGGCCATCGCCGAGGGGGCAGACGTGCGCGGCTATCAGCACTGGACGTTCACCGACAACTTCGAGTGGACTGAAGGCTTCTGGCAGCGTTTCGGGCTGGTCTACTGCGATTTCGAGACCCAGAAGCGCACGATCAAGGACAGCGGCTACTGGTACCGCGACCTGATCGAGGCGAACCGCATCGAATACTAG
- a CDS encoding ABC transporter substrate-binding protein produces MRRLGIVAAGLALVVGVFLAACGGDDESAGNGGAPGPVTITLWHSETASNNDSLAWLVERFNASQDQVRVQAVYQGSDDELAAKLIASMRGGSVPTLAWQSEPYTGSMIDSGQVTPLQEYVDRDNYDLSDFAPAAIEYFTVDGTLFALPVGLAVPVMYYNKIPLREAGLDPDQPPRDLDEARSVSEKLVRRDSAGNVTRHGFALEIHPWYMEVIEAGAGELYVNNDNGRAGVATESRFDNEAGRKFFQWWHGMVHDGLALNVGWDPSGAQALLAIGAGKAVMVFSTSAALRSIFDVLATGIEGVDLGVAPIPGIPGRVPEGSPGVYSRSLWIMSARPQEERDAAWEFIKWFVEPEQQAEWFAGSGYLPVRNSAYDLPTAKETIAKYPEFNVPVALFAKTATTTAALGPLIGPFQQVRDAVRGAIESMLSGSASPDDAMETAARNADDAIRQYNERMGR; encoded by the coding sequence ATGAGGCGACTCGGCATCGTGGCGGCAGGTCTTGCTCTGGTGGTCGGAGTCTTCCTCGCGGCCTGCGGCGGAGACGACGAGTCTGCCGGCAACGGGGGCGCGCCCGGCCCCGTCACCATCACACTCTGGCACTCGGAGACCGCGTCGAACAATGACTCGCTGGCCTGGCTTGTGGAGCGCTTTAACGCTTCTCAAGACCAGGTCCGGGTTCAGGCCGTCTACCAGGGCAGCGACGATGAACTGGCGGCAAAGCTCATTGCCAGCATGCGGGGAGGGAGCGTTCCCACCCTCGCCTGGCAGTCGGAGCCCTACACCGGGTCCATGATCGATAGCGGCCAGGTTACTCCCCTCCAGGAGTACGTTGATCGCGACAACTACGACCTGTCGGACTTCGCGCCGGCAGCGATCGAGTACTTCACTGTTGACGGCACACTCTTCGCCTTGCCCGTCGGACTTGCCGTACCCGTCATGTACTACAACAAGATACCCCTTCGGGAGGCGGGACTGGACCCAGACCAGCCGCCGAGAGACCTCGACGAGGCCCGGTCCGTATCAGAGAAGCTTGTCCGGCGCGACTCGGCGGGCAACGTTACCCGCCACGGCTTCGCCCTCGAGATCCACCCCTGGTACATGGAGGTGATCGAGGCGGGGGCAGGGGAGCTCTACGTCAACAACGACAACGGCCGCGCCGGAGTCGCCACCGAGTCCCGCTTCGACAATGAAGCCGGCCGGAAGTTTTTCCAGTGGTGGCACGGCATGGTGCACGATGGCCTTGCCTTGAACGTAGGCTGGGACCCCTCCGGGGCCCAGGCGCTGCTTGCCATCGGCGCCGGGAAAGCGGTCATGGTGTTCAGCACCTCCGCTGCTTTGCGCTCCATCTTCGACGTTCTGGCGACGGGGATTGAGGGCGTCGATCTCGGCGTTGCGCCGATTCCGGGCATCCCCGGCAGGGTTCCCGAAGGCTCGCCGGGCGTGTACTCGCGATCGCTCTGGATAATGAGCGCCCGCCCGCAGGAAGAGCGCGATGCAGCCTGGGAGTTCATCAAGTGGTTCGTGGAACCGGAACAGCAGGCCGAATGGTTCGCCGGCAGCGGCTATCTCCCCGTGCGCAACTCCGCCTACGACCTGCCGACCGCAAAGGAGACTATCGCCAAATACCCTGAATTCAACGTCCCCGTCGCGCTGTTCGCCAAGACGGCGACTACCACCGCGGCGCTGGGGCCGCTCATCGGGCCCTTCCAGCAGGTGCGCGACGCCGTCAGGGGCGCCATCGAGAGCATGCTGTCGGGAAGCGCCAGCCCTGACGACGCGATGGAGACTGCGGCCAGAAACGCCGACGACGCCATCAGGCAGTACAACGAACGCATGGGCCGCTAA
- a CDS encoding nitronate monooxygenase — translation MIKSRLCDLIGIKYPIIQAGMGPFSNNNLGVASANAGVLGLLSTSGIVDRNTQPWVYKAWVSTAEASEDDDMPTVLEKCLKRTYRLVKDKDGVFGINVMVSAEMKAAAEVIVDTAIRVRQENPEIAKHFKVIFTSAGDPLGWGDKIKGAGFTWMHVVPSVRAAQRCKRAGVDVIVASGHEGGFHTSWEPVHSMVLLPAVVETVSDENTLVCGAGGFSDGKTLAAALVMGADGVQMGTRFLATQESDFHQIWKEGVVEAEDRGTLIARGFVGPARWLKTPRSVEHAKNTLEKSPGVFLGTPDDYTTIDMSLIMYEIESIKATFEGNKEKAMMAAGEVAQRINDMPKVNDMVQQIVAEAETILRNVPKMLA, via the coding sequence ATGATCAAATCGAGACTGTGCGACCTAATCGGCATCAAGTACCCCATCATCCAGGCAGGTATGGGGCCCTTCAGCAACAACAACCTGGGAGTCGCCTCCGCCAACGCCGGCGTGCTGGGGCTGCTCTCCACCAGCGGCATCGTCGACAGGAACACGCAACCATGGGTCTACAAGGCGTGGGTGAGCACCGCAGAGGCAAGCGAGGACGACGACATGCCCACCGTCCTCGAGAAGTGCCTCAAGCGGACCTACCGGCTGGTCAAGGACAAGGACGGGGTCTTCGGCATCAACGTCATGGTGTCGGCGGAAATGAAAGCAGCCGCAGAGGTCATCGTCGACACGGCGATCAGGGTGCGGCAGGAGAACCCGGAGATCGCAAAGCACTTCAAAGTCATCTTCACGTCGGCCGGCGACCCCCTCGGTTGGGGGGACAAGATCAAGGGCGCGGGGTTCACCTGGATGCACGTTGTACCGTCGGTCCGGGCGGCGCAGCGCTGCAAGAGAGCGGGCGTGGACGTGATCGTAGCCTCCGGCCATGAGGGAGGCTTCCACACATCCTGGGAGCCGGTCCACTCGATGGTCCTGCTCCCGGCCGTCGTAGAGACGGTCTCGGACGAGAATACGCTGGTCTGCGGCGCCGGGGGGTTCTCGGATGGCAAGACGCTGGCAGCCGCGCTCGTCATGGGCGCTGACGGCGTGCAGATGGGCACGCGCTTCCTGGCCACCCAGGAGAGCGACTTCCATCAGATCTGGAAGGAAGGCGTCGTGGAGGCCGAAGACAGGGGAACGCTCATCGCCCGCGGCTTTGTCGGCCCTGCCCGCTGGCTGAAGACGCCCCGCAGCGTCGAACACGCGAAGAACACCCTCGAGAAGTCGCCGGGCGTCTTCCTCGGTACCCCGGACGACTACACGACGATAGACATGTCGCTGATCATGTACGAGATCGAATCGATCAAGGCCACCTTCGAGGGCAACAAGGAGAAGGCGATGATGGCCGCCGGCGAAGTGGCACAGCGCATCAACGACATGCCCAAAGTGAACGATATGGTGCAGCAGATCGTCGCAGAGGCCGAGACCATCCTGAGGAACGTTCCCAAAATGCTGGCCTAG
- a CDS encoding zinc-binding alcohol dehydrogenase family protein, whose translation MKAAVYYETGPPSVFRYEELPDPQCHPSGVLIDVKAVSIEGGDTLNRAGGPMASRPHIVGYQCAGVIREVGSNVRDRSVGQRVVATMAYGSHASIVSAPAAATWLVPDGLDLERAACVPIPFGTADDCLFEFGHLKAGETVLIQAGAGGVGLAAIQLAKRAGATVFATASSDEKLQRLKEFGLDHAINYVSEDFAAAVERITDGRGIDLAIDSVGGRVLTGTLKSLAYRGRAISVGRAGRSAEAPELGFLAQGNRSLTGVSFGLERARNPERVVPMVARHLEDVAAGSLRVVIDRAFPLSEAAAAHAYIESRKAFGRVLLIP comes from the coding sequence ATGAAGGCGGCAGTCTACTACGAGACGGGTCCCCCCAGCGTCTTCCGCTACGAGGAACTGCCCGATCCCCAGTGCCATCCCAGCGGCGTCCTCATCGACGTGAAGGCGGTGAGCATCGAGGGCGGCGACACGCTCAATCGCGCCGGCGGCCCGATGGCGTCGCGCCCCCACATCGTCGGCTATCAGTGCGCGGGCGTGATCCGCGAGGTGGGCTCCAACGTCAGAGACCGCTCCGTCGGCCAGCGCGTGGTCGCGACCATGGCATACGGCTCGCACGCATCGATCGTGTCGGCGCCGGCGGCCGCGACGTGGCTTGTCCCTGACGGGCTCGACCTGGAGCGCGCCGCGTGCGTGCCTATTCCCTTCGGCACCGCCGACGATTGCCTGTTTGAGTTCGGCCATTTGAAAGCGGGCGAAACGGTGCTCATCCAGGCCGGCGCAGGCGGCGTCGGGCTGGCGGCGATCCAGCTCGCGAAGCGGGCGGGCGCAACGGTGTTCGCCACCGCGTCCAGCGACGAGAAGCTGCAACGGCTCAAGGAGTTCGGCCTCGATCATGCGATCAACTACGTCAGCGAGGACTTTGCGGCGGCGGTCGAGCGGATCACCGACGGCCGCGGCATCGACCTGGCCATCGATTCGGTGGGCGGCAGGGTGCTGACCGGCACTCTCAAGAGCCTCGCCTATCGGGGAAGGGCGATAAGCGTTGGCCGCGCAGGGCGCAGCGCTGAGGCGCCGGAGCTCGGCTTCCTGGCGCAAGGCAACCGATCGCTGACCGGCGTCTCCTTCGGCCTGGAGAGGGCGAGGAACCCCGAGCGCGTCGTCCCGATGGTAGCGCGGCACCTGGAAGACGTCGCCGCGGGCTCACTTCGCGTCGTCATCGACCGCGCGTTCCCGCTATCGGAGGCGGCGGCAGCCCACGCCTACATCGAGAGCAGAAAGGCGTTCGGCCGGGTGCTGCTGATCCCGTAG
- a CDS encoding sugar ABC transporter permease, whose protein sequence is MRSGDARAAALPARIPLRRRYPWLGGLSRLGGGMLFLWPSILLFGGFIFYPLFKSAYLGFFVSDPFGRGQEFVGLDQYREVLTSHDFRKSLLVTFLFALYTVPTGLVLGLVFALLANQRLRGALFFRTVFSSTIAASVAVAAVMWLMLLNPSSGFVNWMLGQFDLPRVNWLTDPQWKATWDSGPALMAVSLTTIWLNIGFTTLVLLAALQNIPQELYESARVDGARSWSLLRHITLPMLSPALLFVVVVSTIIAFQSFGQIHILTRGGPLDATNVIVYSIYTDAFINFEYGAAAVQAVALFLLMLAFTLIQLRFLERRVFYR, encoded by the coding sequence ATGAGGAGCGGCGATGCCCGGGCGGCGGCCCTTCCGGCGCGGATCCCCCTGAGACGGAGGTACCCCTGGCTGGGAGGGCTCTCCCGACTCGGGGGCGGCATGCTCTTTCTCTGGCCCTCGATACTTCTCTTCGGCGGCTTTATCTTCTACCCGCTGTTCAAGTCGGCCTACCTCGGCTTCTTCGTCAGCGACCCCTTCGGGCGCGGCCAGGAGTTCGTCGGCCTCGACCAGTACCGCGAAGTGCTGACGTCGCACGATTTTCGCAAGAGCCTGCTGGTGACCTTCCTCTTCGCTCTGTACACCGTGCCGACCGGTCTGGTGCTGGGGCTGGTGTTCGCGCTGCTGGCCAATCAGCGCCTGCGGGGTGCGCTCTTCTTTCGCACGGTCTTCTCTTCCACCATCGCCGCGTCGGTGGCGGTGGCGGCCGTCATGTGGCTGATGCTTCTGAACCCGAGTTCCGGCTTCGTGAATTGGATGCTGGGCCAGTTTGACCTGCCCCGCGTCAACTGGCTAACGGACCCGCAGTGGAAGGCGACCTGGGACAGCGGTCCGGCTCTCATGGCTGTGTCCCTAACGACGATCTGGTTGAACATAGGATTCACTACCCTGGTGCTCCTGGCTGCCCTCCAGAACATCCCCCAGGAGCTGTATGAGAGCGCGCGCGTGGACGGCGCCCGTTCCTGGTCTCTCTTGCGGCACATCACGCTGCCCATGCTGTCTCCAGCGCTCCTCTTCGTCGTCGTCGTCTCCACGATCATTGCTTTCCAGTCGTTCGGGCAGATTCACATTCTCACGCGGGGTGGCCCTCTGGACGCTACCAATGTCATCGTCTACTCGATCTACACCGACGCTTTCATCAACTTTGAGTACGGTGCGGCGGCGGTGCAGGCTGTGGCTCTCTTCCTGTTGATGCTTGCGTTCACACTCATTCAGCTCCGCTTCCTGGAGCGGCGGGTTTTCTACCGATGA
- a CDS encoding alpha/beta fold hydrolase — MSDALVNGIRLHYEVHGEGDPLVLAHGFGASLEMWAEQIRPFSQKYRLVVYDMRGHGRTEAPRDLSSYTLDEYAEDQRQLMDHLGIDTAYVGGLSMGGGVALRFALTHPQRVKALLLCDTSARNYALHGDRPAGAQPSSLRRFLFRNVAPEVFVLARHVPFERLPRTHPVVKSYLQSVRQQTAHGLRGGWRALMEQEDLEGRLGEITAPTLIIVGDRDPLQSPSRVMQRLIPECRFVLIKDSGHGTAGYQPEAFNRAVLEFLDDVEAGRPVEGEMTL, encoded by the coding sequence ATGTCAGATGCGCTTGTCAACGGCATAAGGCTTCACTACGAGGTGCACGGAGAGGGCGACCCGCTGGTGCTGGCGCACGGCTTCGGGGCGAGCCTCGAGATGTGGGCGGAGCAGATCAGGCCCTTTTCACAGAAGTACCGGCTTGTGGTGTACGACATGCGCGGGCACGGCCGCACGGAGGCGCCCCGCGACCTCTCGTCGTACACTCTCGACGAGTACGCAGAAGACCAGCGCCAGTTGATGGACCATCTGGGGATCGATACCGCCTACGTGGGCGGCCTGTCGATGGGCGGCGGCGTCGCGCTGCGGTTTGCGCTCACGCACCCGCAGCGGGTGAAAGCGCTCCTGCTCTGCGATACGAGCGCGCGGAACTACGCGCTCCACGGCGACCGGCCGGCGGGCGCGCAGCCGTCGTCCTTGCGGCGCTTCCTGTTCCGCAACGTGGCGCCTGAGGTCTTCGTGCTCGCCCGTCACGTCCCGTTCGAACGTCTTCCGCGGACGCACCCTGTCGTCAAGTCGTACCTCCAGAGTGTGCGCCAGCAGACGGCGCACGGGCTCCGGGGCGGGTGGCGCGCCCTGATGGAGCAGGAAGACCTCGAGGGACGCCTGGGGGAGATCACCGCGCCCACGCTCATCATCGTCGGCGACCGCGACCCGCTGCAATCGCCAAGCCGCGTCATGCAGCGGCTCATCCCCGAGTGCCGCTTCGTCCTGATAAAGGACTCCGGCCACGGGACCGCGGGCTACCAGCCGGAGGCGTTCAACAGGGCGGTGCTGGAGTTCCTGGACGACGTGGAAGCCGGCCGCCCCGTCGAAGGGGAGATGACGCTTTAG